The genomic segment AAACTTTTCCCCATTTGAATTTCCTCAGGAGGATAGTGGCCAGTTCCGGGAATCCTTATAAACGGAATACACACATTGTATGTTGAGTATGAGAATGTACCACACACTAAATACTACAACAAGCCTAAATATTTTCAATTCGTTTCAATTTATAATGCAGTGCACAGCTCACAACACCCACaaagaatatattatatagatcTGTTGGGTATAATCCAATAATTTCCAAGTGCTTTTTCTCTCTTTAAATGGAAAGCAAAGAGAACACAAGTAGTTCTACAATTGCTTTACTGAATATGAATTCACTGGAAAAGAATAAGTGGATAGATATGTCTCTATTCTTTATCCTTCTCCAGGTTTGATTGGTCAGAGTAGTCAAAAGTAATCCCTGCAGCAACATAAAGGAGCCTTAAGGtctgcttatagtctgtacagaaagattcCATAAAGCTATTCCCAACTAAGCATTTGTGCCATGTCCTTACCTACAATGCAAAAAGTTGCAGCAAAAGCTTCTACACAGGACAGCTTGCAGGGCCGCCCATAATTCACCGGGTTTGCCGCTATCAGGTAAGGCAGCAGTCGGGGATGGCTTCCTCTCATTTTAGCAAAGGGTGTTTCATCCAGTTTAGCCCATGAGCAATCTATCACCGCTACTCCGCTGTCTGCTACGATCTGTCTGGAGTAAGAAAAATGTCTCTGTTAAGACTACAGATGCTTTATGGAACCTAACAAGAGCTAAAGAGGCATATGAATATAATCATGAAtaaattccttaaaggagaactagcatgaaaatgaaaatgtaatagaagtttcatcatactgaaataagaaactttctaaatacaatcaattaaaatgctgcatttttttctgaaataaccaagtttatcttcactattcctctctaagcatctgtttctcttcattctgtctccatgcagcagttgggtgtcagatattcattgacagttagatccaatatatcttatatggggaGATCCCTTTCCTGGCAGTatttagagctcactcaagtaaCCAACTCCAATACAAGCAACATTTAACAAAATAACCGACTGTAGGGAAACAAGAttcctggtgattttaaaagagtaagCTCTAATGCATCATTTAGGCAAATTGAGCCCCCCCCCAAGGCTGtattaactgtcaatcaaaatcagaccAACTCATGCATGGAGAtacaatgaagagaaactgatggtGGAGGAGGAGAGTGAacagtaacttgattatttcagaaacaggccagaatttttaattgcttatatTTAGAAAGggtcttattttagtatgatgaagcttaaattaaattttaattttcacaatagtttcccgTCTGAACAGTCCTGGCCATGAAGCTAAATGGACACATGGAAAGCTGTGCTAAAACTTGTCTCAGCACCAATTATCCATTTTAACAAGCCCATTGAATTTGTGTAAGCTCCTGGATTCAGAACATTATGATAAGAGTTTAGCTTATTAACGCCTGTTGGGAATGAGACTTATAGACGCACATCTCTCAGTATTTGCAGCTCAAGCATTTCCAACACGTCACTTACTTGTCAGCTGGAGAGACGTACAAGGTTCCCATTGGACTCAGGATCAGACCATTAAACCTTTGGCTGATCCGCAGGTTCCTGACAAAGCCTTTCCTGACAAGTTTCCGTCCCGTACATCTCTTTGGGTCGCAGTGTCCCAGTTCCCACATGGCAAGCGCACAAGGAAACTTAACTTTGGTTTCACTCCCTTCTGCTCCATCCTGCTGAATGCTGGCTTCCATTGCAAATGTATGAACAGAGGGCGAGAACCCATTAGAGGATTATCATAACTAACCAGGTAATGTTATCTACAATTTTACTTGCTACTACAGCAAAGggactttaaagggaaaatataacccCTTTTCCAGTTGAGTTTATGTAGAAAAGTGCATAAACATCTTTTAAAGTTCCAGATATAAGTGTACTCTTGTTACACAGACATacttgattccacagattgaaaagaAACCCTAATACTTTGCCTCTTCCCCCACCAGCCTTTCAGCTTTGCCTTGTTTAATTGTGATGTGATAGATTCTGGGATTTAAAATCCCTCTTCTTTCCAGATTATCTGTAACACCCACTATGAAAAGCAGAGTCCCAGAATCCATAGAATCTGTCACTTCTCAATGGAACATGGTGAGGGAGGGGACTAACAATACGAATAGGTGAGAGgctatatatacaggtaacatGTAACTCAGTAATAATAGGTGAGAAATTCTACATTCATAAAACCTGAGAGAGCGATCCTTCctccacatatacatatatatatatgtgtgtgtgtgtgtgtgtgtgtactagtGGGTaaggcaggtatgggatccatcatctggaaaccccttatccagaaagctctaaattacactAAGTGTCACTGTGAAGCAAATTGTTATAataatatacgtatatatatatgtacataccaTCTAAAGCATCATGCACTTCACTAGCAAAAGCTTCCAGGCTCTTTGATGTTTTCTTATGCCGACATTCTTTCTGTTTAGCAGCAGGAGCAGCTTTTCCATCCCTCTGCGCTTTCTTTTTCCCCATGACGGCTGCTTAGTTAAATATCAGCTCCTGACATTGGCCTGTCAAACCTTGTCATTAAACACAAACAGAGGGTGTGACATTTGGCAGGAAATGTAACCCAACAAATTGGTCTGGTTGGGGAGGGTGTTGGtgggtattagggttgccaccttttctgaaaagaaataccggccttcctatatatttatcttttttccctattaataacattgagatgaaccatcatttttacctgccaggccaggCAAATatcggccagttggcaaccctagtgggtATAAACTGCAGAgtctgttaaaaatataaattcctCTTGTCTGCCACATCATGCCAGTAggagacagagagggagagagagagagagaaagaaagaaagaaagaatgatagagaggaagaaagaaagagagagagagagagagagagagagagagagagagagagagagagagaaagaatgatagagaggaagaaagagagagagagagaggaagaaagaaagagagaaagagagaaagagagagagagagagagagagagagagagaggaagaaagaaagagaaaaagagaggaaGAAAGCGAGAGAgaggaagaaagagaaaagagaggaagaaagagaaaaaggaagagaaaagagaggaagagaaaagagaggaagagagagaggaagaaagaaagagaaaaagagaggaagagaaagaaagagagagaaagagtgagaaAGAGTGTGTGATGGCGTTACTATGTGCAGCCGCTGggagttgctgctgctgcacaaTAAATGGAGCGAGGAATATATAAGTTATATGTATAAAATCACTCAGTACTCTGCACCCCGGCTTTATCCTACCTGTCTCCTTGCTTAAAGCCTCACTTCCGGCCCCCATCTAACACGCTTCCCGGTCGCCGCTAACTATTGTATGTTTCACGTCCCCGCCTCAACCAATTATTATCCGGCAGTTTCCCGAGCCACAGTTACAGCTAATCCGCGTAGACTTTTGCTCTTCCCATTCACACACATCCCCAGTACATGAGATTTGCGGCGGGTCCAACCAAAGCTTTCATCTACCTGTGTGTCTTCCACCTACCGCGAGATATTAAGAGGACTGATTTGTACGCGAACCACAGAATCCCTTTACCCATTGACCCTAGCGGCAGCAGTTCCGGGTTTGATGCCGTCACGTGGTTGTTGTTGATGGCTGCAGGATGAAGCTTTGCTTGGGAAATGTGGGgctgttgctgctgttgttgtgGGGTGAGTAGGCGCTGTGTCTAAGGATGCGGAGCCTCCTTTTTTGGCCTCCATTTTCCCTCTCAGGAGGATACTGTAACAGAACTACTGCTGCTGAGCATCTGCTTCCCATAGcaaccttcaggctgggcttttAGGGGTATCTAACCAATCACATAGGCATTCTGTCCACACTTCAGCCTGTCAGAGGTTTAGTGACCAAGGAATTGGGAAGCACTGACAGGGCAGCAGCGCGGCGTTGCTTTATGGCTGCTatccttgctttatggctgctATCCTTGCAGTGGGACTAAAGGAGCATTCTGACCACAGTTGTCACTATTTCCATCACTGCAGCATTTAGAGCTTCTAGTCCTGTAGAATTGGACACAAAATGTCTGTTTAGGGTGGGTCTGTTGAAGTACAAGTATAAGACCCAGGAGAGGAAGGTTGTGAAACAGTGACTGAGGTGACATCAGTGTTGGGCAGAGGACACACCTCTACAGCACTTGTACCCTTAGGAATAGTGGATATGTTTCATTGCAGGAATAGGCCCTGTCAgccagttaaagtggacctgtctcacagacataaaaatctgtataatagaacTCCTTTTAAACTcccttttattaaagcattcatagctgttgttatctcctttaaaaatctcagctgtcaatcaaatattgtctgcccctcctctatgtcttaggcggggcaagcaattactagatgtcactgctctccacacattcccccgttctcttaaccatttaattgtgtagtcagtacACGGGGacagacatcaggtcccccattctggtgcacaaacaagatcctaaaatgatacaaggcttgtcttaataacagtgtccacaaaatggctcctgcctgcttgctttaattatgaattcccagacagaaggaaacaagatttaaataatttatacagtgtaaataaagtttattttgcttgacaaactagatcaaataggatttggaatatttcttttgggtgacaggtcccctttaaatgtctttttttggtttttagtCGGCCTGGCAGCAGCAGGAAAGATGAAGATTGTTGAAGAACCCAACTCATttgggtaggtttttttttttttttttcacacagttGAATATATTGGAGCAAGAGATAAACAAGAAGTTAGAGTGCACTACATGGTTCCCTTATTGGAACCTCTGAAAGACCGTGATTGGGGGGTGTGGGTCCTTTCTGGCCACCCTATCCCCCTCCAGGGTCTGTTGATGGGTCAATGATGCTGGGAGCTGGCTCCTCCCTCCAGTGAACGCCATATGTGAGATTATTGCTGACAGCTGTGTAACTTTAACTTTATACAACAGCTAATGCAGACATCAGCAAATCAAAATATCTGCACTGTAATTggattacattattattattattgtcattgtttatatagtgccaacatattctgtaaaTCTTTACAACGTTTAtatgcatcattcacatcagtttgTGCCCTAATGAACTTGAAacctaaggtctctatcacatgtGATGAGTCAGGGTCCCCATATAACTGCTAAAGTGGCCAACCCGTTGTTGTATATGTGACCACATATATTCTTTTTCTTCCCCTAAGGCTGAACAACCCATTTTTATCCCAGACGAACAAGTTACAACCACGAGTTCAGCCATCGCCAGTTTCaggtaataatataaataataataataatttttatattgcttttctCCCGTGAGACTCAGAGCACTTATTACTGATTGAGAGGAGAGGTTGATCAAAAATCCTGAGTGAACAGAAATGTCTTGAGTCTGCTTTTAAAGACCTCAAGACTATTATTGGTAAAGAGTTCCATACTGTGGGTGCACAAGATCCAGAGGATTTTAGTGCTACTCTGGGCACCTTGAGTATTCCTGACTGAAGAACAAAGGGGTTGGCAGGTACATGAGGAATCACAAGCTCTTCCAGATAAACAGGGCCTGGGTTATCTAGAGATTTAAAGGCAAGAAGGTCAATTTTGAAGACAATTCTCCATTTAATTGGAAGTCAGTGTAGAACTAGTGTTTTATGTGGCATCAGTGATGTTGATGAGTAAGTAGTCAGTGTGGTAATGTTTGGTTGGGTAGCCACAATCTTCTTTGTAGCTTATATGTATCATTCGTTACTTCAGTTAGGATCCCATTATTCCAAGTAAGCTAATGTAGAAattaggtatgcaccaaatccactattttgggtttggctgaatccttcgcgaaacattcggccgaataccgaaccgaatcctaatttacatatgtgattcccctccctgcccctaatttgcatatgcagattcggttcgccgggcagaaggattcggccaaatactgctgaaaaaggctaaatcctggccgaatcccgaaccaaatcctggattcgctgcatccatATTTAAATATACGCTGGATAATTAACAGTACCATGCCGGTACCACAAACACATATTATGAATTCATACATTAAGCCAGCAGCAGagtccccctcccccccccccaatcgtATGAAGGATCTTAATCCCCAGAAGCACTTACATGACCCTTTTGCCTTTACCAATATATAAGGCTGCACATATGCAAGTAACCTTTATCATCTAATACAGCTTATAATAATATAACTagctgtgtcttttttttctgtgtttttaaacagGCCCATCTCACCTTTTCAGACTGGCTggaaaatgtttcaatttagtgGAATCCACGTACGTAAGACTAAAAGTACCCCACCACTGCTCTAGTTTATTTAGTATCCTTGTCTGCTGTTGTTTAATGTCACTAAGCCTCGTTTTCATATTAAACACAGATACAAATACGAACTGTGTCCTTTTCACAATGTTACCCAACATGAACAGACTTTCCGGTGGAATGCCTACAGCGGAATCCTGGGGTGAGGCCTCATCTAAAATCAATCAActaaataacatttaatagtgtttttttaaggcattttgcagatgtaaatggTGCAACACTGTGCCTCAGGGGTCTGTATATGAAATTATATGTTTCCTGCTAAACAAATGTGACAGGTGACTTGTAATGTCCCAGACGGCTTAGCTATTACTGCTCTCTACAGACTGTACTGTGATCTTAAATGTTCCTTTCATGTTCTAGAATATGGCAAGAGTGGGACATTGAGAACAATACCTTCAGTGGCATGTGGATGAGAGAAGGGGATTCCTGTGGAAACAAAAACAGGCAAACAAAGGTTTATTTTCTTGAATAACTTCTGCAGTAAAGATCGCAGTACCATATTGTTTTACTCCGCACAACTTAAAGGGCAGCTTTTCTAAAAGTTGAATTatatgaaaaacaatatatagataaataaatattgctttacaCCTTTCTTATCTGTTTCTGCAGGTCCTTCTCGTCTGTGGCAAGGCCAATAAATTGTCAAGTGTTTCTGAGCCGAGTACATGTCTCTACTCTTTAACATTTGAAACCCCCCTGGTTTGCCACCCACATTCTCTGCTAGGTAGGTTTAACCAATAATATGTCTTATTCCATGGAGCACATCATTTGTGATGCATTTGAGTAGATTAGCGACACTGGGGTGCACTCAAGTGCTCATTGATGGTGACTGCAATAGGACCTGATGCAATAAAGACATATTCTATGACCTGTGACTATATAATGCAGGTGTTAGTGGTTTTACTTTACTCATTGTGATACAAGGTTCCCTTGTTATGGAATCATTTGAGCTGAGTTCCTTCATTGCAGTGTATCCAACACTATCAGAAGGTTTGCAAGAAAAATGGAATGAAGCAGAACAGGCCCTGTATGATGAACTTATTACTGAGCAGGTCTGTATGTTCTCGTTGTAGTgataagaaaaggaaaagaaaaaacagccatttcTTTATTAGCAAAGGTTTTGGCTTATGAGAGTGTTGGGGGGAATGACCAAGATCAGCAAGGTTTCTGGTTGCTTATGCTCAAGTTGGCATCCACCTATAAAGTGCCAAATTCAATGTAGATGCCTTAACGAAAAGCAAAATATATGACTGCTCCCTGACATGAGCTATGTTCTGTGCACTCAAAAAGCTCTAACCTTATGCCTAATTCTGGGATGTCTGTGGAAAATAAACCCTACATATAAATATTCTACTGTCCCTACAATGAAACATCTGTCAGCAATTCTGTTACAACTGGAGTGTTTTAAGGAAAAGACAGGTGTGTAGAGCTGCAATtaaagaattttattttgttCACGATAACAGGGCCATGGAAAAATACTGAAGGAAATATTTCGGGAAGCCGGGTACCTGAAAACCACTAAACTTGACGGAGAAGGGAAGGAAACCCAAGATAAACCCAAGGAATTCGATTCACTGGAGAAATGCAATAAGGTATGGTGTTTATTTAATATCAGAATTATTCCTAATACAGTTAGTATTACACAGCGGTTTCTCatactatttcaataaatatgtatGGATCCACACTAAATGCACTGTCCAACAAGGAACTCAAGGGATGATCTGCAGAAcattcttatgcttttttggtaCTTGTACTCGTGCATTACACTTTGCAGTGTGGATGAGCCTTATCTGATGAACAATATCCAAGGAAACCCTGGAGATAATGCCTGCCTTGAGATGGTGTTAATTCCAGAATTTCTTTGGCATGTTGTGCCCACACGCAACTGATATGAATCAAACGAATCCCACATTAATAATGTTCCTTTCATTAGCAAGCCAATACGTGACGCCATTTACACTCATCTTTACTTTAAAACCTGTGTCATTTATCCAAACAGACAGACTTTA from the Xenopus laevis strain J_2021 chromosome 9_10L, Xenopus_laevis_v10.1, whole genome shotgun sequence genome contains:
- the gnptg.L gene encoding N-acetylglucosamine-1-phosphate transferase subunit gamma L homeolog precursor (The RefSeq protein has 1 non-frameshifting indel compared to this genomic sequence) — encoded protein: MKLCLGNVGLLLLLLLWVGLAAAGKMKIVEEPNSFGLNNPFLSQTNKLQPRVQPSPVSGPSHLFRLAGKCFNLVESTYKYELCPFHNVTQHEQTFRWNAYSGILGIWQEWDIENNTFSGMWMREGDSCGNKNRQTKVLLVCGKANKLSSVSEPSTCLYSLTFETPLVCHPHSLLVYPTLSEGLQEKWNEAEQALYDELITEQGHGKILKEIFREAGYLKTTKLDGEGKETQDKPKEFDSLEKCNKGYTELTSEIQRLKKMLNEHGISYVTNGTSRSEGQPAEVNTTFARGEDKVHLRGDTGIRDGQ
- the tsr3.L gene encoding 18S rRNA aminocarboxypropyltransferase — protein: MGKKKAQRDGKAAPAAKQKECRHKKTSKSLEAFASEVHDALDASIQQDGAEGSETKVKFPCALAMWELGHCDPKRCTGRKLVRKGFVRNLRISQRFNGLILSPMGTLYVSPADKQIVADSGVAVIDCSWAKLDETPFAKMRGSHPRLLPYLIAANPVNYGRPCKLSCVEAFAATFCIVGFPELATILLRKFKWGKVFLELNKDLLEKYSNCQNVEEVLTVEREYLASANDKDNEDIDPFDVESGREFSNLNRDITSNRKACDHEDDTDEEEDDDADDGTDESESDEEASSEEESNDEAAAARKPEIWKGAKKRLRD